In Paenibacillus ihbetae, the following are encoded in one genomic region:
- a CDS encoding ring-cleaving dioxygenase, whose translation MNGLKGIHHVTAITSSAEKNYEFFTYVLGMRLVKKTVNQDDIQTYHLFFADDTGSPGTDMTFFDFPGIRKGTHGTDEIYRTSFRVPSDAALEYWVKRFDRMKVKHQGIQELFGKKRLSFVDFDDQQYQLVSDELNEGIASGTPWQKGPIPLEYAITGLGPIFVRVSNFEYFKEMMEKVLEFKEIAKEGSLHLFEVGEGGNGAQVIVEYNAVLPRAQQGFGTVHHAAFRVEDRSVLEHWIQRLDQFQFHTSGFVDRYFFQSLYARVAPQILFEFATDGPGFMGDEPYETLGEKLSLPPFLEPQREQIEQLVRPIDTVRSTKELVKE comes from the coding sequence ATGAATGGATTAAAAGGAATACATCATGTCACAGCCATAACCAGCAGCGCCGAGAAGAACTATGAGTTCTTCACATATGTCCTGGGGATGCGCCTTGTGAAGAAGACGGTCAATCAGGATGATATCCAGACGTACCACTTGTTCTTTGCCGATGATACGGGAAGCCCGGGAACGGATATGACGTTCTTCGATTTTCCCGGCATCCGGAAGGGCACGCACGGAACCGATGAGATCTACAGAACCTCGTTCCGCGTGCCGAGCGATGCGGCGCTGGAATACTGGGTGAAGCGGTTTGACCGGATGAAGGTGAAGCACCAAGGCATTCAAGAGCTTTTCGGCAAAAAAAGACTCTCTTTCGTCGACTTCGACGATCAGCAGTATCAGCTTGTGTCCGATGAATTGAACGAAGGCATCGCCTCCGGCACGCCTTGGCAAAAGGGCCCGATTCCGCTGGAATACGCCATTACCGGACTTGGACCGATCTTCGTCAGGGTCTCCAATTTCGAGTACTTCAAGGAAATGATGGAGAAGGTTCTGGAATTCAAAGAGATAGCGAAGGAAGGCTCGCTTCATCTGTTCGAAGTTGGCGAAGGCGGCAATGGCGCCCAAGTGATCGTAGAGTACAATGCCGTGCTTCCACGGGCCCAGCAGGGATTCGGCACGGTCCACCATGCGGCCTTCCGGGTAGAGGACCGGTCGGTCCTGGAGCATTGGATTCAACGCCTGGACCAATTCCAGTTCCATACCTCCGGCTTCGTCGACCGGTACTTCTTCCAATCGCTCTATGCCCGCGTCGCTCCGCAAATCCTGTTCGAATTCGCCACAGACGGCCCAGGCTTTATGGGCGACGAACCGTATGAGACCCTGGGCGAGAAGCTGTCCCTGCCGCCGTTCCTTGAACCTCAGCGGGAGCAGA